From one Luteolibacter sp. SL250 genomic stretch:
- a CDS encoding SLC13 family permease, with translation MTLEIGLTLLVILITLVAFIREWAAPDVLALTILCLVVALKLVSPTEMMDVFRNEAPLTIAALFVIGGALERSGAVDHIGKVLKNKLSGNTRIAILAFSLLAAFFSAWMNNTAIVAILLPVTLGFARSKDIAPSRLLMPLSYSSILGGCCTLIGTSTNLLVNGSLKGLGEKPMGMFELAPIGLPMAVAGIGYLAIFGPKLIPARSSITGSLEIDHRTSPLHHLLIGRGSPIVGMKLVDTPLADRASGVHVMEIRRKGTRLMTPISKLVIEPNDRFLVALHRRRGGAAKAEELFDEIGAQVLSTVDGIVSELVIRDESSLHGKTLAASDFRQRYNCVVLAVHRDGINITSQIATLPLETGDTLLVITALNNLDSLKATRDFVLTDLPEEAPSQDEPKVGKNKHIIISWATLVGVVLVATLTDFLHPFVSWIPEIPIHYAALVGALLLLWLKIVTPREAYASVDWQVLLMLYGLLGLGMAMQNTGTAKFLSTEIVELTERFVSPEYLPVVLLWTVFLLTLILTEVLSNNATAVMMVPIVVTLAHELKVDSRPFVMGVTVAASTAFALPMGYQTHMMVFGPGGYKFVDFLKVGIPLNIICWIISCSLIPFIWPF, from the coding sequence ATGACGTTAGAAATCGGCCTCACCCTACTGGTCATCCTGATCACCCTGGTCGCATTCATCCGCGAATGGGCGGCGCCGGATGTGCTGGCGCTCACGATCCTCTGTCTGGTGGTTGCGTTGAAGCTGGTGAGTCCGACGGAGATGATGGATGTGTTCCGCAATGAGGCCCCGCTGACCATCGCCGCGCTCTTTGTCATTGGCGGTGCGCTCGAGCGGTCGGGCGCGGTGGATCACATCGGAAAGGTGCTGAAGAACAAACTGTCGGGGAATACCCGCATCGCCATTCTCGCCTTCTCCCTGCTCGCCGCGTTCTTCAGTGCATGGATGAACAACACGGCCATCGTCGCCATCCTCCTGCCGGTGACTCTCGGCTTTGCCCGCAGCAAGGACATCGCGCCGTCCCGCCTGCTGATGCCGCTTTCCTACTCCTCGATCCTGGGGGGGTGCTGCACCCTGATTGGTACTTCGACCAACCTGCTGGTCAATGGGTCGTTGAAGGGTCTGGGCGAGAAGCCGATGGGTATGTTCGAACTGGCTCCGATCGGCCTGCCGATGGCCGTCGCCGGCATCGGCTATCTGGCGATCTTCGGTCCGAAGCTGATCCCAGCGCGTTCCTCGATCACCGGTTCCCTTGAGATCGATCACCGGACCTCGCCGCTGCACCATCTCCTGATCGGCAGGGGTTCTCCCATCGTCGGCATGAAGCTGGTGGACACCCCGCTGGCCGACCGTGCCTCCGGTGTCCACGTGATGGAGATCCGCCGCAAGGGGACCCGTCTGATGACCCCCATTTCCAAGCTGGTGATCGAGCCGAACGACCGCTTCCTGGTGGCGCTGCACCGCCGGCGCGGTGGGGCGGCCAAAGCGGAGGAGTTGTTCGACGAAATCGGCGCGCAGGTGCTCTCGACGGTGGACGGCATCGTTTCCGAGTTGGTCATCCGGGATGAATCCTCCCTGCACGGCAAGACCCTGGCTGCATCGGACTTCCGCCAGCGCTACAACTGCGTGGTGCTGGCCGTGCACCGGGACGGCATCAACATCACCAGTCAGATCGCCACGCTCCCGCTGGAAACCGGTGACACGCTGCTGGTCATCACCGCGCTCAACAACCTGGACAGCCTGAAGGCCACCCGGGATTTCGTGCTGACGGACCTGCCGGAGGAGGCTCCCTCCCAGGATGAGCCGAAGGTGGGGAAGAACAAGCACATCATCATCTCCTGGGCCACGCTGGTGGGGGTGGTGCTGGTGGCGACGTTGACGGACTTCCTGCATCCCTTTGTTTCGTGGATCCCGGAGATCCCGATCCACTACGCGGCGCTCGTCGGAGCGCTGCTCCTGCTGTGGCTGAAGATCGTCACGCCGCGTGAGGCATATGCGAGTGTGGATTGGCAGGTGCTGCTGATGCTTTACGGACTGCTGGGGCTCGGCATGGCGATGCAGAACACAGGGACGGCGAAGTTCCTGTCCACGGAGATCGTGGAGCTCACGGAGCGTTTTGTCTCCCCGGAGTATCTGCCGGTGGTGCTGTTGTGGACGGTGTTCCTGCTGACCTTGATCCTGACGGAGGTGCTTTCGAACAATGCGACGGCGGTCATGATGGTGCCCATCGTCGTAACGCTGGCGCATGAGCTGAAAGTGGACTCCCGTCCTTTCGTCATGGGTGTGACCGTGGCTGCCTCCACAGCTTTCGCGCTGCCCATGGGCTACCAGACGCACATGATGGTTTTTGGGCCGGGGGGCTACAAGTTCGTGGACTTCCTCAAGGTGGGCATCCCGCTCAACATCATCTGCTGGATCATTTCCTGCAGCCTGATCCCGTTCATCTGGCCGTTCTGA
- a CDS encoding ACT domain-containing protein gives MTTSLVMTVLGPDRSGLVRTLSDIVAAQGGNWLESRMARLAGQFAGIVRVECADASADELIARLQALGADGITVQTVRETAPAPENRRTLSVDVVGNDRPGIVRELAAAIANAGGNVEELTTGLESAPMAGHPLFRARGVVSIPENSDAIALTTAIENLGGDLSVDVS, from the coding sequence ATGACCACTTCGCTCGTGATGACCGTTCTCGGCCCGGACCGCTCCGGCCTCGTGCGCACCCTATCGGACATCGTCGCCGCCCAGGGCGGAAATTGGCTGGAAAGCCGCATGGCCCGCCTCGCAGGACAGTTCGCCGGCATCGTCCGTGTGGAATGCGCCGACGCCTCCGCGGATGAACTGATCGCACGACTCCAGGCACTGGGCGCGGATGGCATCACCGTACAGACCGTGCGGGAAACCGCCCCCGCCCCGGAGAACCGCCGCACCCTTTCCGTGGATGTCGTCGGCAACGACCGCCCCGGCATCGTCCGCGAACTCGCCGCCGCCATCGCCAACGCGGGAGGCAACGTCGAGGAGCTCACCACCGGACTGGAAAGCGCGCCGATGGCGGGACATCCGCTGTTCCGCGCCCGCGGCGTGGTATCCATTCCGGAGAATTCGGACGCCATCGCCCTCACCACCGCGATTGAGAATCTCGGAGGGGATCTGTCCGTGGACGTTTCCTGA